In one window of Paraburkholderia phymatum STM815 DNA:
- a CDS encoding carbohydrate ABC transporter permease: MSHSVTRQDINATPPSQPQAPPLPRAAGSRRGPSPTARRQRKAALLFLAPACFMVAVYVVWPILSSIWLSFYNWDGMTDKVFVGLANYIELFQAPTFYTALKNNLIWLVLFLLAPPMGLAVALYLNQAVSGIRVVKSLFFAPFVLSGVVVGLIFSWFYDPTFGLFAVILGHGVPVLGDAHYATFGIIFAALWPQTAYCMILYLTGLTSLNSEQLEAARMEGAKGWAMLWHVVLPQLRPVTFMAIVVTVIGALRSFDLISVMTGGGPFESSTVLAYYMYDQAIKYYRIGYSASIAVVLFAIMLVYIVYHLRRMLRNEQ, encoded by the coding sequence GTGTCGCACTCCGTCACACGTCAGGATATCAACGCCACGCCGCCTTCGCAGCCGCAGGCGCCGCCATTGCCCCGCGCAGCGGGCAGCAGGCGCGGGCCGTCGCCCACCGCGCGTCGCCAGCGCAAGGCCGCACTGCTGTTTCTCGCGCCCGCGTGCTTCATGGTTGCCGTCTATGTCGTCTGGCCGATCCTGTCGTCGATCTGGCTGAGCTTCTACAACTGGGACGGCATGACCGACAAGGTCTTCGTCGGTCTCGCGAATTACATCGAGCTGTTCCAGGCGCCGACCTTCTATACCGCGCTCAAGAACAACCTCATCTGGCTCGTGCTGTTCCTGCTCGCGCCGCCGATGGGCCTTGCCGTCGCGCTCTATCTGAATCAGGCGGTGTCGGGCATTCGTGTCGTGAAGTCGCTGTTCTTTGCGCCGTTCGTGTTGTCGGGCGTCGTGGTCGGGCTGATCTTTTCCTGGTTCTACGATCCGACCTTCGGCCTGTTCGCGGTGATACTCGGCCACGGCGTACCTGTGCTCGGCGATGCGCATTACGCGACCTTCGGCATCATCTTCGCCGCGCTGTGGCCGCAAACCGCGTACTGCATGATTCTGTATCTGACGGGTCTGACATCGCTCAACAGCGAACAGCTCGAAGCTGCGCGCATGGAAGGCGCGAAAGGCTGGGCGATGCTGTGGCATGTGGTGCTGCCGCAACTGCGGCCCGTTACGTTCATGGCGATCGTCGTCACGGTGATCGGCGCGCTGCGCAGTTTCGACCTGATTTCGGTGATGACGGGCGGCGGTCCGTTCGAGAGCTCGACCGTGCTCGCGTATTACATGTACGACCAGGCAATCAAGTATTACCGCATCGGCTATTCGGCATCGATTGCCGTCGTGCTGTTCGCGATCATGCTCGTCTACATCGTCTATCACCTGCGCCGCATGCTGCGCAACGAACAGTAA
- a CDS encoding beta-galactosidase — MRLGVCYYPEHWPESMWEDDARRMKALGIEQVRIAEFAWSRMEPTPGEYDWGWLDRAVDVLGKAGLQVVMCTPTATPPKWLIDRHPDILPVGADGRPRAFGSRRHYDFSSPSYFEASRKICTAVAGRYGKHPAVAYWQTDNEFGCHNTVVSYSPAAVARFREWLKARYQTIDALNRAWGTVFWSMEYRSFDEIDAPIATVTEAHPSHRLDYRRFASDEVARYNRMQVEIIRAHSPGRPVAHNFMQLFTEFDHYKVARDLDVATWDSYPLGALEEQWYAPEIKAKFLRTGHPDFASFNHDVYRGMSKLPFWVMEQQPGPVNWAHWNPSPLPGMVRLWSWEAFAHGAGCVSYFRWRQAPFAQEQMHAGLNTPDNRLDVGGSEAQKVAHEIAQVSSANADADANVRSKIALIYDYEAKWLFEIHPQGADFHYPRFAFEYYSALRALGFDVDVIAADAPFDGYKMIVVPPLPVVPDDFAVRLAASGAQIVLGPRTGSKTADLQIPPNLPPGALASLLPIRVWRVESMRPNVTEPVHMNGAGDGLHEGHARHWRDLIDAADERGFDVRARFDDGHPAYVQHGCVHYFASLFDDALTQALFGRIATEAGLTPTLLGDSVRISRRGKLAYVFNYANAPHTIEGVDASRFVIGTREVEPQGVSAYRFE; from the coding sequence ATGCGCCTAGGAGTCTGTTATTACCCGGAGCACTGGCCGGAATCGATGTGGGAAGACGACGCGCGCCGCATGAAAGCGCTCGGCATCGAGCAGGTGCGAATCGCGGAGTTCGCATGGAGCCGTATGGAGCCCACGCCCGGCGAATACGACTGGGGCTGGCTCGATCGCGCCGTCGACGTGCTCGGCAAGGCTGGCCTGCAAGTGGTGATGTGCACGCCGACGGCCACGCCGCCGAAGTGGCTGATCGACCGTCATCCCGACATTCTGCCCGTCGGTGCCGATGGACGTCCGCGTGCGTTCGGCTCGCGCCGTCACTACGATTTCTCGTCGCCGTCGTATTTCGAAGCGTCGCGCAAGATCTGCACGGCAGTGGCCGGGCGCTACGGCAAGCATCCCGCTGTCGCTTACTGGCAGACGGATAACGAGTTCGGTTGCCACAACACGGTGGTCAGCTATTCGCCTGCTGCCGTCGCGCGGTTTCGCGAGTGGCTCAAGGCGCGCTATCAGACCATCGACGCATTGAACCGGGCATGGGGCACGGTGTTCTGGAGCATGGAGTACCGCAGCTTCGACGAAATCGATGCGCCCATCGCGACCGTCACGGAAGCGCATCCTTCCCACCGGCTCGACTATCGCCGCTTCGCGTCGGATGAAGTCGCGCGCTACAACCGCATGCAGGTCGAGATCATTCGTGCGCATTCGCCGGGCCGTCCCGTTGCGCACAACTTCATGCAGCTCTTCACCGAGTTCGATCACTACAAGGTCGCGCGCGATCTCGACGTGGCGACGTGGGACAGCTATCCGCTCGGCGCACTCGAAGAGCAGTGGTACGCACCGGAAATCAAGGCGAAGTTCCTGCGCACGGGGCATCCCGACTTCGCATCGTTCAATCATGACGTGTATCGCGGCATGTCGAAGCTGCCGTTCTGGGTGATGGAGCAGCAGCCAGGGCCCGTGAACTGGGCGCACTGGAACCCGTCGCCGCTGCCGGGCATGGTGCGCCTGTGGAGCTGGGAAGCGTTCGCGCACGGCGCGGGCTGCGTGTCGTACTTCAGATGGCGTCAGGCGCCGTTCGCGCAGGAGCAGATGCACGCGGGTCTGAACACACCCGACAATCGCCTCGATGTCGGCGGCAGCGAAGCGCAGAAGGTCGCGCATGAAATCGCGCAGGTGTCGTCGGCCAATGCCGATGCGGACGCGAACGTGCGCAGCAAGATCGCGCTGATCTACGACTACGAAGCGAAGTGGCTCTTCGAGATTCATCCGCAGGGCGCCGACTTTCACTATCCGCGCTTTGCGTTCGAATATTACTCGGCGCTGCGTGCGCTCGGCTTTGACGTCGATGTGATTGCCGCCGATGCGCCGTTCGATGGCTACAAGATGATCGTCGTGCCGCCGCTGCCCGTCGTACCGGACGATTTCGCCGTGCGGCTCGCGGCATCGGGCGCGCAGATCGTGCTTGGGCCGCGTACGGGTTCGAAGACTGCCGACTTGCAGATCCCCCCGAACCTGCCGCCCGGCGCGCTCGCGTCGCTGCTGCCGATCCGCGTGTGGCGCGTCGAATCGATGCGGCCCAACGTGACGGAACCCGTTCACATGAACGGCGCCGGCGACGGACTGCACGAAGGCCACGCGCGGCACTGGCGCGACCTGATCGACGCCGCCGACGAGCGCGGCTTCGACGTGCGTGCGCGCTTCGACGACGGTCATCCCGCGTACGTACAGCATGGCTGCGTGCATTATTTCGCGAGCCTGTTCGACGACGCGCTCACGCAGGCGCTGTTCGGGCGCATCGCGACGGAAGCCGGCCTCACGCCGACACTGCTCGGCGACAGCGTGCGCATCAGCCGTCGCGGCAAGCTCGCGTATGTCTTCAACTACGCGAACGCGCCGCACACGATCGAAGGCGTCGACGCATCGCGCTTCGTGATCGGCACGCGTGAGGTCGAGCCGCAAGGCGTATCTGCATACCGATTCGAGTAG
- a CDS encoding SDR family oxidoreductase: protein MSFANKTALITGGNGGIGFAAARLLIAQGARVAITGRDQKKLDEAAAELGPSALPIRADINDPAAIDAVMKTIADTFGKLDIVFANAGVSGATPVGETTAEKFEAIMRTNVTSVFLTVQAAVPLMGEGGAIVLNGSVMRQLGAPGSSAYSASKAAISGMARVLASELVTRGIRVNTVIPGGTRTSIWTRGDREGATLDATEAALSPMIPMNRFALADEVAQAAVFLASDAASGMTAAEIVVDGGNTGAPMGAPAFRR from the coding sequence ATGTCATTCGCGAACAAGACGGCGCTCATCACGGGCGGCAACGGAGGGATTGGTTTTGCGGCGGCGCGCCTGCTGATCGCACAGGGCGCACGGGTGGCCATCACGGGCCGCGACCAGAAGAAGCTCGACGAAGCCGCGGCAGAACTCGGCCCGAGCGCATTGCCGATCCGCGCCGACATCAACGACCCCGCCGCCATCGACGCCGTGATGAAAACGATCGCCGACACGTTCGGCAAGCTGGACATCGTGTTCGCGAATGCGGGGGTGAGCGGTGCGACGCCCGTCGGCGAGACGACGGCCGAGAAGTTCGAGGCGATCATGCGCACCAACGTGACGTCCGTGTTCCTGACCGTGCAGGCGGCCGTGCCGCTGATGGGCGAGGGCGGCGCGATCGTGCTGAACGGTTCGGTGATGCGTCAGTTGGGCGCGCCCGGCTCGTCGGCGTATTCGGCATCGAAGGCGGCCATTTCAGGCATGGCGCGCGTGCTCGCATCGGAGCTCGTCACGCGCGGCATCCGTGTGAACACGGTGATCCCGGGCGGCACCCGTACGTCGATCTGGACGCGCGGCGACCGCGAAGGCGCAACGCTCGATGCAACGGAAGCCGCGCTCAGCCCGATGATCCCGATGAACCGTTTCGCCCTCGCCGATGAAGTGGCGCAGGCCGCCGTGTTCCTCGCGTCGGATGCGGCGTCGGGCATGACGGCGGCTGAGATCGTCGTCGACGGCGGCAACACGGGTGCGCCGATGGGTGCGCCGGCGTTCCGCCGATAA
- a CDS encoding PepSY-associated TM helix domain-containing protein, translating to MNTPETLAVDRPARPDSTDRSARNGAPPSGSRRITFIRWLRKVHSWIGLWGAALGLLMGTSGFLLNHRGGPMRVSTGEPQVESLQVKLPQPAPDTPRDLAKWLKQELKVQGKPGRMQKEPSHPVAWGDRTAVQPEHWQVSFATPNENTQAEYWVGNDYVSVKRSSNTLLAALTNLHKGVGLSVGWVLLIDTFAGGMILLSLTGVLLWTQLNKRRTIGAVLVLGSIVAAIVAGMA from the coding sequence TTGAACACACCCGAAACCCTCGCCGTCGACCGCCCCGCGCGCCCCGACAGTACGGACAGGAGCGCCCGCAATGGCGCACCGCCCTCCGGCTCACGTCGAATCACCTTCATCCGCTGGCTGCGCAAGGTGCACAGCTGGATCGGCCTGTGGGGCGCCGCGCTCGGTCTGCTGATGGGCACCAGCGGTTTCCTGCTGAACCATCGCGGCGGGCCGATGCGCGTATCGACGGGCGAACCGCAAGTCGAATCGCTTCAGGTGAAGCTGCCGCAGCCTGCGCCCGACACGCCGCGCGATCTGGCGAAGTGGCTCAAGCAGGAACTCAAGGTCCAGGGCAAGCCGGGACGCATGCAGAAAGAGCCGTCGCATCCCGTCGCGTGGGGCGATCGCACGGCCGTGCAGCCGGAACACTGGCAGGTTTCATTCGCGACGCCGAACGAAAACACCCAGGCCGAATACTGGGTCGGCAATGACTACGTGAGCGTCAAGCGCAGCTCGAACACGTTGCTCGCGGCGCTGACGAATCTGCATAAGGGCGTGGGCCTGAGCGTCGGCTGGGTGCTGCTGATCGATACGTTTGCGGGCGGCATGATCCTGCTGTCGCTCACGGGTGTGCTGCTGTGGACGCAGCTGAACAAGCGCCGCACCATCGGCGCGGTGCTGGTGCTCGGGTCCATCGTCGCGGCGATCGTCGCCGGGATGGCCTGA
- a CDS encoding XylR family transcriptional regulator, protein MTRQHSAQRTHRIALLFNANKVYDREIITGIGNYLLSTRVAWDLFLEEDFRARLNGIEHFEGDGFIADFDDPAVCEALSDSLLPVVAVGGSYEDAAAYPPNLPYIATDNMQLVSLAYKHLIGAGLQRFALYSLPESPTNRWAQERERAFNALLKADGLEGDVHRGLPTSAPVWHQASVQLTEWLQSLPKPVGIIAVTDARARQLLQACLISGIPVPEQVAIIGIDNDPLTRSLTRIPLSSVIQGTEEMGRTAAHLLHQMLGGARFAGRRILVPPVGINVCESTKHEPLASPYVMRARHYIRQYACQGIKTEQVADYVGVSRSSLEDYFRRELGCTVHQEILKHKLDVAKQLLAQQDMSSAEVAIRCGFTSLQYMYAVFRRELDCTPREYQERLHAAQSVPSAPSTPDAPSAQMP, encoded by the coding sequence ATGACACGACAGCACAGCGCTCAGCGCACGCACCGGATCGCACTGCTCTTCAATGCGAACAAGGTGTACGACCGCGAGATCATCACGGGTATCGGCAATTACCTGCTGTCGACGCGCGTCGCGTGGGATCTGTTTCTCGAAGAAGATTTTCGCGCCCGGCTCAACGGCATCGAGCACTTCGAAGGCGATGGCTTTATCGCCGATTTCGACGATCCCGCCGTATGCGAAGCACTCTCCGATTCGCTGCTGCCCGTCGTGGCTGTCGGCGGATCGTATGAAGACGCGGCCGCCTATCCGCCGAATCTGCCGTACATCGCGACCGACAACATGCAGCTCGTGTCGCTCGCCTACAAACATCTGATCGGCGCCGGGCTGCAACGCTTCGCGCTATATAGCCTGCCCGAATCGCCGACCAACCGCTGGGCGCAGGAACGCGAGCGCGCGTTCAACGCGCTATTGAAAGCGGACGGACTCGAAGGCGATGTGCATCGCGGCTTGCCGACGAGCGCACCCGTCTGGCACCAGGCGAGCGTGCAACTGACGGAATGGCTGCAAAGCCTGCCGAAGCCCGTGGGCATCATCGCGGTGACGGACGCGCGCGCACGCCAGCTGTTGCAGGCGTGTCTGATCAGCGGCATTCCCGTGCCCGAACAGGTCGCGATCATCGGCATCGACAACGACCCATTGACGCGTTCGCTCACGCGCATTCCCCTTTCCTCCGTGATTCAGGGCACCGAGGAAATGGGCCGCACCGCGGCGCACCTGCTGCATCAGATGCTCGGCGGCGCACGCTTTGCGGGTCGCCGCATCCTCGTGCCGCCCGTCGGCATCAACGTGTGCGAATCGACGAAACACGAGCCGCTCGCGAGCCCCTATGTGATGCGCGCGCGTCACTACATCCGCCAGTACGCGTGCCAGGGCATCAAGACGGAGCAGGTCGCCGATTATGTGGGCGTGTCGCGTTCGTCGCTCGAAGACTACTTCCGGCGCGAACTCGGCTGCACCGTGCATCAGGAAATCCTCAAGCACAAGCTCGATGTCGCGAAGCAACTGCTCGCGCAGCAGGACATGTCGAGCGCGGAAGTCGCGATACGCTGCGGCTTCACTTCATTGCAATACATGTATGCCGTGTTCCGGCGCGAACTCGATTGCACGCCGCGCGAGTATCAGGAGCGACTGCACGCGGCGCAGTCCGTACCATCCGCGCCGTCCACACCCGATGCGCCCTCCGCCCAAATGCCTTAA
- a CDS encoding carbohydrate ABC transporter permease, protein MYPMPVAKWKPVNRRLYKLSLPVALLIWLLPMIAVLVTSVRSTEELSEGNYWGWPKHIALIDNYREALTTSPMLHYFWNSVLITVPSVIGSITLAAMAGFALAIYKFRGNTTLFATFVAGNFVPIQILMIPVRDLSLSLGIFNTLSALVLFHVAFQTGFCALFLRNFIKQLPYELVEAARIEGAGEWTVFFRIVLPLIRPALAALAILVFTFVWNDYFWALCLTQGDEAAPITVGVAALKGQWTTAWNLVSAGSILAALPSVAMFFAMQKHFVAGLTFGATKG, encoded by the coding sequence ATGTATCCGATGCCCGTCGCCAAATGGAAGCCCGTCAACCGGCGGCTGTACAAACTCTCGCTGCCCGTCGCGCTGCTGATCTGGCTGCTGCCGATGATCGCCGTGCTCGTCACGTCGGTGCGCTCAACGGAAGAACTGAGCGAAGGCAATTACTGGGGCTGGCCGAAGCACATCGCGCTGATCGACAACTACCGCGAAGCGCTCACGACGTCGCCGATGCTGCATTACTTCTGGAACAGCGTGCTGATTACGGTGCCGTCCGTGATCGGCTCCATTACGCTGGCGGCGATGGCGGGCTTCGCGCTCGCCATCTACAAGTTTCGCGGCAACACGACGCTGTTCGCAACCTTCGTTGCGGGCAACTTCGTGCCGATCCAGATCCTGATGATTCCCGTGCGTGACCTGTCGCTGAGCCTCGGCATCTTCAATACGCTCAGCGCGCTGGTTCTCTTTCACGTGGCGTTTCAGACGGGCTTTTGTGCGCTATTCCTGCGCAACTTCATCAAGCAGCTGCCGTACGAACTTGTGGAGGCGGCGCGCATCGAAGGCGCGGGCGAGTGGACCGTGTTCTTCAGGATCGTGCTGCCGCTGATTCGACCGGCGCTTGCCGCACTTGCCATTCTTGTCTTCACGTTCGTCTGGAACGATTACTTCTGGGCGCTGTGTCTGACGCAGGGTGACGAGGCCGCGCCGATCACGGTCGGTGTCGCGGCGCTCAAGGGGCAATGGACGACAGCGTGGAATCTCGTGTCGGCAGGCTCGATCCTTGCCGCGTTGCCTTCCGTTGCCATGTTCTTCGCCATGCAAAAGCACTTCGTGGCAGGGCTTACGTTCGGCGCCACGAAAGGCTGA
- a CDS encoding TetR/AcrR family transcriptional regulator: MKVSKEKAAQNRAALVQTAARLFRERGIDGVGVAEIGKAAGLTHGALYAHFPSKEALAAEALTHGLEISHSRMVTAHDGRLPSLSELLDSYLSEEKRDDIANGCALAASASEIGRQDEAISARYSDGFEKMAAVFEKHLHTHKAKGDHREKALAISAALIGAISASRAVLKAQPQLANEILHAVRRTVGEIAGE; encoded by the coding sequence ATGAAAGTCAGCAAGGAAAAGGCGGCGCAAAACCGCGCGGCCCTCGTCCAAACGGCCGCGCGCCTGTTCCGTGAACGCGGCATCGATGGCGTCGGTGTGGCCGAAATCGGCAAGGCGGCGGGGTTGACCCATGGCGCGCTGTACGCGCACTTCCCGTCGAAAGAAGCCCTCGCCGCCGAGGCGCTGACACACGGGCTGGAGATCAGCCACTCGCGGATGGTGACCGCGCACGACGGCCGGCTGCCAAGCCTGAGTGAGTTGCTCGACAGTTATTTGTCGGAAGAAAAACGCGACGACATCGCGAACGGCTGCGCGCTGGCCGCGTCGGCAAGTGAAATCGGCCGTCAGGATGAAGCGATTAGCGCGCGTTACAGCGACGGCTTCGAGAAGATGGCAGCCGTGTTCGAAAAGCACTTGCACACGCACAAGGCGAAGGGCGACCACCGCGAGAAGGCGCTGGCGATATCGGCGGCGCTGATCGGCGCGATCTCGGCGTCGCGTGCGGTGCTGAAGGCGCAGCCACAACTCGCGAACGAAATCTTGCACGCCGTGCGGCGTACGGTGGGTGAAATCGCCGGGGAATAA
- a CDS encoding ABC transporter substrate-binding protein → MTAKRFNARTAIAAAALAMAAAAAPFAASTAQAGTLTMNIAFKGASQRAVWQSVIDDFRKAHPDIDVKASFIDEEAYKVQLPGWLSTVPPDVLNWHNGERMAYYARRGLFEDLSGDWKKNGWDNMYASTKESSTYNGKQYAAPTVYYSWGLFYRKDLFQKAGIASEPKTWDQLMDACKKLKAAGITPFAVGGRDAWTLAGWFDYLDLRINGNAFHQKLMAGEVPYTDPRVKKVYTTWKQLLDDKDFIDNSLSYDLDAAQPFLFQGKAAMMLMGTFITGGFPANVKPNMSYFQFPIIDSNVPTAEDGPVESLHIPAKAKNKADAHTFLAFVETPEQGAKLATGLGSLSANSKSPEPEDPISKIGFQILSNTKGGIAQFYDRDMTKEMADEGMKGMQQFVADPTKLDAILAQLEQTRKRIYKK, encoded by the coding sequence ATGACAGCAAAACGATTCAACGCGCGCACCGCGATTGCAGCGGCCGCCCTCGCAATGGCGGCAGCCGCTGCGCCGTTCGCGGCAAGCACGGCGCAAGCCGGCACGCTGACGATGAACATCGCGTTCAAGGGCGCAAGCCAGCGCGCGGTGTGGCAGTCGGTGATCGACGACTTCAGGAAAGCGCATCCCGACATCGATGTGAAGGCGTCGTTCATCGACGAAGAAGCGTACAAGGTGCAGCTGCCCGGCTGGCTCTCGACGGTGCCGCCCGACGTGCTCAACTGGCACAACGGCGAGCGCATGGCGTACTACGCGCGCCGCGGCCTGTTCGAAGACCTGAGCGGCGACTGGAAGAAGAACGGCTGGGACAACATGTATGCGTCGACGAAGGAATCGTCGACCTACAACGGCAAGCAATACGCCGCCCCGACGGTGTACTACTCGTGGGGCCTGTTCTACCGCAAGGATCTGTTCCAGAAGGCGGGCATTGCGTCGGAGCCGAAGACGTGGGATCAGCTGATGGACGCGTGCAAGAAGCTGAAGGCGGCGGGCATCACGCCGTTCGCAGTCGGCGGCCGCGATGCATGGACACTGGCGGGCTGGTTCGATTACCTCGACCTGCGCATCAACGGCAATGCGTTCCATCAGAAGCTGATGGCGGGCGAAGTGCCGTACACCGATCCGCGCGTGAAGAAGGTCTACACGACGTGGAAGCAGCTGCTCGACGACAAGGATTTCATCGACAACTCGCTCTCCTACGATCTGGATGCGGCGCAGCCGTTCCTGTTCCAGGGCAAGGCCGCGATGATGCTGATGGGCACGTTTATCACAGGCGGTTTCCCGGCAAACGTGAAGCCGAACATGAGCTACTTCCAGTTTCCGATCATCGACTCGAATGTGCCGACGGCGGAAGACGGCCCTGTCGAATCGCTGCATATTCCCGCGAAGGCGAAGAACAAGGCGGACGCCCATACGTTCCTCGCGTTCGTCGAAACGCCGGAGCAGGGCGCGAAGCTCGCGACGGGTCTCGGTTCGCTGTCGGCGAACAGCAAGTCGCCAGAGCCGGAAGATCCCATTTCGAAGATCGGCTTCCAGATTCTGTCGAACACGAAGGGCGGCATTGCGCAGTTCTACGATCGCGACATGACGAAGGAAATGGCCGACGAAGGGATGAAGGGCATGCAGCAGTTCGTCGCCGATCCGACGAAGCTCGACGCGATCCTCGCGCAACTCGAGCAGACCCGCAAGCGCATCTACAAGAAGTAA
- the xylA gene encoding xylose isomerase: MSYFEHLPAVRYEGPQTDNPFAYRHYDKDKLVLGKRMEDHLRVAVCYWHTFVWPGADMFGPGTFERPWHHAGDALEMAHAKADHAFELFSKLGTPFYTFHDLDVAPEGDSIKSYVNNFKAMTDVLARKQEQTGIKLLWGTANLFSHPRYAAGAATNPNPDVFAFAATQVLNALEATQRLGGANYVLWGGREGYETLLNTDLKREREQLGRFMSMVVEHKHKTGFKGALLIEPKPQEPTKHQYDYDVATVHGFLTQFGLQDEIRVNIEANHATLAGHSFHHEIANAFALGIFGSVDANRGDAQNGWDTDQFPNSVEELTLAFYEILRNGGFTTGGMNFDAKVRRQSIDPEDIVHGHIGAIDVLAVALERAAHLIEHDRLAAFKQQRYAGWDSDFGRKILAGGYSLESLASDAVQRNIAPRHVSGQQERLENIVNQAIFSSAK, encoded by the coding sequence ATGTCTTACTTCGAACACTTGCCCGCTGTGCGCTACGAAGGCCCGCAGACGGACAACCCGTTCGCTTATCGCCATTACGACAAGGACAAGCTGGTGCTCGGCAAGCGCATGGAAGACCATCTGCGCGTTGCCGTTTGCTACTGGCACACGTTCGTTTGGCCTGGTGCGGACATGTTCGGTCCCGGCACGTTCGAGCGTCCGTGGCACCACGCCGGCGACGCACTCGAAATGGCGCACGCGAAGGCCGACCATGCGTTCGAGCTGTTCTCGAAACTGGGCACGCCCTTCTATACGTTCCATGATCTCGACGTCGCGCCCGAAGGCGACAGCATCAAGAGCTACGTGAACAACTTCAAGGCAATGACGGACGTGCTCGCGCGCAAGCAGGAGCAGACGGGCATCAAGCTGCTGTGGGGCACGGCGAACCTGTTCTCGCATCCGCGCTATGCGGCGGGCGCAGCGACCAATCCGAATCCCGACGTATTCGCGTTTGCCGCGACGCAGGTCCTCAACGCGCTCGAAGCGACACAACGTCTGGGCGGAGCGAACTACGTGCTGTGGGGCGGACGCGAAGGCTACGAGACGTTGCTCAATACGGATCTCAAGCGCGAGCGCGAGCAGCTTGGCCGTTTCATGAGCATGGTCGTCGAGCACAAGCACAAGACGGGCTTCAAGGGTGCGCTGCTGATCGAGCCGAAGCCGCAGGAACCGACCAAGCATCAGTACGACTACGACGTCGCGACGGTGCATGGCTTTCTCACGCAGTTCGGTCTGCAGGACGAAATCCGCGTGAACATCGAGGCGAATCATGCAACGCTCGCCGGTCATTCGTTTCACCACGAAATCGCCAATGCGTTTGCGCTCGGCATCTTCGGCAGCGTCGATGCAAATCGCGGCGATGCGCAAAACGGCTGGGACACGGACCAGTTCCCAAATAGTGTCGAAGAACTGACGCTCGCGTTCTACGAGATTCTGCGCAACGGCGGCTTCACGACGGGCGGCATGAACTTCGATGCGAAGGTCCGGCGCCAGAGCATCGATCCCGAAGACATCGTGCATGGTCATATCGGTGCGATCGACGTGCTGGCGGTTGCATTGGAACGCGCCGCGCATCTGATCGAGCACGACCGTCTGGCTGCGTTCAAGCAGCAGCGCTATGCGGGTTGGGACAGCGACTTCGGACGCAAGATACTGGCAGGCGGCTATTCGCTCGAGTCGCTGGCAAGCGACGCCGTGCAGCGAAACATCGCGCCTCGTCATGTGAGCGGACAGCAGGAGCGTCTGGAGAACATCGTCAATCAGGCGATCTTCTCATCCGCGAAATAG
- a CDS encoding aldose epimerase family protein, whose product MNLADMHSTDTSLSPSVQVERWGTLPGLGDVRLFTLRNAHGMRAAISDLGATLVSWHAPDRAGRVADVLLGHDTPADYLASRWFFGSTIGRWANRIAQARFTLDGVTYQLDRNDGDNLLHGGASGFHKALWQAREVDGALVLSHESPEGDAGFPGAVSATVRYALDDDGALTIDYDATADAPTPVSLTNHAYFNLSGDALAEAPDIRGHVISIDADAFFAVDDTMIPIERREVAGSVFDFRTGAPIGARLDWPDAQLARAGGFDHCYVLRDSGAALRTAATLYDPATGRELTVSTDARGMQFYSGNFLADVNGRSGRTYGKHAALCLETGAFPNQVNMPDAEDVVLRPGARYRHTTVYRLGVR is encoded by the coding sequence ATGAATCTCGCCGACATGCACAGCACCGACACTTCTCTCTCCCCCAGCGTCCAGGTCGAACGCTGGGGCACGTTGCCCGGTCTTGGCGACGTCCGGCTGTTCACGCTGCGCAACGCGCACGGCATGCGCGCGGCCATTAGCGACCTGGGTGCCACGCTCGTTTCGTGGCATGCGCCCGACCGCGCCGGCCGCGTTGCCGATGTGCTGCTCGGCCACGACACGCCCGCCGACTATCTCGCGAGCCGATGGTTCTTCGGCTCGACCATCGGCCGCTGGGCGAACCGTATCGCGCAGGCGCGCTTCACGCTCGACGGCGTGACCTATCAGCTCGACCGCAACGACGGCGACAATCTGCTGCACGGCGGCGCAAGCGGCTTTCACAAGGCGTTGTGGCAGGCGCGCGAAGTGGATGGCGCGCTCGTGCTGTCGCATGAATCGCCTGAAGGCGACGCGGGCTTTCCGGGTGCGGTGTCGGCTACCGTGCGCTATGCGCTCGACGACGACGGCGCACTCACGATCGACTACGACGCGACAGCCGATGCGCCCACACCCGTCAGCCTGACGAATCACGCGTACTTCAACCTGTCGGGCGACGCGCTCGCCGAGGCGCCGGACATTCGCGGCCATGTGATTTCGATCGATGCCGACGCGTTCTTCGCGGTCGACGATACGATGATTCCCATCGAACGCAGGGAGGTGGCGGGAAGCGTGTTCGACTTTCGCACGGGCGCCCCCATCGGCGCACGCCTCGACTGGCCCGATGCGCAACTCGCGCGCGCGGGCGGCTTCGATCATTGCTACGTGCTGCGCGACAGCGGCGCGGCCCTGCGTACGGCTGCCACGCTGTACGATCCCGCAACCGGACGCGAACTGACGGTGTCCACGGACGCGAGAGGCATGCAGTTCTACTCGGGCAACTTTCTCGCGGACGTCAACGGGCGCAGCGGCAGGACGTATGGCAAGCACGCAGCGTTGTGCCTTGAAACAGGCGCGTTTCCGAATCAGGTGAACATGCCCGATGCCGAAGACGTCGTGCTGCGCCCGGGCGCGCGCTATCGCCACACGACGGTCTACCGCCTCGGCGTGCGCTGA